One region of Candidatus Bathyarchaeota archaeon genomic DNA includes:
- a CDS encoding inositol-3-phosphate synthase — MTKIKIALAGVGNCASGFVQGLHYYKDSDNAEDVVGLRRLVLGGYHPRDIEVVSAFDIDARKVGRDLSKAIFAEPNNTLKFAQVPELGVSVQKGQVLDGVGKYLKDVVKVDSSPDIDVAQVLKESDAEIVVNLLPSGAVRASRWYAEQALRAGCAFVNVTPVGIASDVAWAGRFEDAGLPVAGDDLIDQVGATTLHKTLMRLLSAQGVRISQTYQLDVGGGTESLDTLERSRETKRVVKTRTVESALPYEASVVAGTTDYVDFLQNRRDSYMWLKGLYFGKAPMEIELRLCTVDGPNAGSVLLDIIRAVKVALEREEAGAILSISAYAFKHPPKI; from the coding sequence ATGACGAAGATTAAAATTGCATTGGCTGGTGTTGGAAATTGTGCTTCAGGGTTTGTCCAAGGTCTACATTATTATAAAGATTCCGACAATGCGGAAGACGTTGTTGGGCTGAGGCGGTTAGTTCTTGGTGGTTATCATCCGCGGGACATCGAGGTTGTTTCAGCTTTTGACATTGACGCTCGAAAGGTTGGAAGAGATTTGTCGAAGGCTATTTTTGCTGAGCCGAACAACACTTTGAAGTTTGCTCAGGTTCCCGAATTAGGCGTTTCTGTTCAGAAGGGGCAGGTCTTGGATGGTGTGGGTAAGTATCTGAAAGACGTCGTGAAAGTCGATTCTTCCCCAGATATAGATGTAGCACAAGTGTTGAAGGAGAGCGATGCGGAAATTGTTGTTAATCTTCTTCCAAGTGGTGCGGTGAGGGCTTCGCGGTGGTATGCGGAGCAGGCGCTTCGGGCGGGTTGTGCGTTTGTTAATGTAACTCCTGTAGGTATTGCCAGTGATGTGGCTTGGGCGGGGCGGTTTGAGGATGCGGGTTTGCCTGTTGCAGGTGATGATTTGATTGATCAGGTGGGTGCTACTACGTTGCATAAGACGTTGATGAGGTTGCTTTCGGCGCAAGGTGTTCGTATTTCCCAGACTTATCAGCTTGATGTGGGTGGGGGGACGGAGTCGTTGGATACATTGGAGAGGAGTCGGGAGACTAAGCGGGTTGTGAAGACGAGGACGGTGGAGTCGGCTTTGCCTTATGAGGCTTCGGTTGTGGCTGGGACGACGGATTATGTAGATTTTCTACAGAACAGAAGAGACAGCTACATGTGGCTCAAAGGATTATACTTTGGAAAGGCACCAATGGAAATTGAACTGCGACTGTGCACGGTTGACGGCCCGAATGCTGGTTCTGTCCTTTTAGATATTATAAGGGCGGTTAAGGTTGCTCTTGAAAGAGAAGAAGCAGGAGCGATACTGAGCATATCTGCTTATGCCTTCAAACACCCGCCCAAAATA
- a CDS encoding MGMT family protein, with protein MPKKKSWSEKLHDSKDLPRVEKITDKMSKRWGTGTVVIPAPIEVDEMMRKVPKEKLITINQIRTTLAKKHGATIGCSLTTGIFARIAAEAAKEEREKGGKDITPYWRTLKAGGVINPKYPGGAEGQKTLLEKEGHKVIQKGKKHVVVDYEKALAKL; from the coding sequence ATGCCAAAGAAGAAAAGTTGGTCTGAAAAACTACACGACAGCAAAGACCTGCCAAGAGTAGAAAAAATCACAGACAAAATGAGCAAAAGATGGGGCACGGGAACAGTAGTCATCCCGGCGCCGATAGAAGTCGACGAAATGATGAGAAAAGTACCCAAAGAAAAACTCATAACCATAAACCAAATCCGCACCACTCTGGCCAAGAAACACGGAGCAACTATTGGCTGCTCTTTAACCACAGGAATCTTCGCAAGAATTGCAGCTGAAGCCGCCAAAGAAGAAAGAGAAAAGGGTGGAAAAGATATTACACCTTATTGGCGCACCCTAAAAGCAGGTGGAGTCATAAATCCGAAATATCCTGGCGGAGCAGAAGGACAAAAGACACTGCTAGAAAAAGAAGGACACAAAGTAATCCAGAAAGGTAAAAAACATGTTGTCGTAGACTACGAAAAGGCATTGGCAAAACTATAA